CATGTTCTTATGAATTCTACATGCCCCAAGCAAAGCACTCCACAGCCTCTCATCTTTTTCAACATTCATCGCCTCGATCAACTTTACAGCCTCATCTAACCTTCCGGCGCGGCCTAAAAGATCAACCATACAAGTATAATGCTTGACATCAGGTCTGATAGCATGCTCTTCCCACATCGAATCGAAAAAACGAAGGCCCTCTTCAATCAACCCTGCATGACTACAAGCATATAACAGAGAAACAAAGGTGACTCTGTTAGGTAACATACCACAGCTCAGCATCATATGAAATAAATCAACGGCCTCATTGCCGCTACCATGATAGCCGTATGCAGCAATCATGGCGCTCCAAGTCATaacatttctttctttcatccTATCAAAAACCTCTCTTGCAGACTCAACACTCCCACatttagcaaacatatcaatcATTGCAGTCCCCAAGATCACATCCAAAGAGAAACCATTCCTCAAAATATACTCATTAACAAACTTAGCCCTATGCATAGCCCCCAATTTGGCGCAGGCATTGACAACAGTCACCATAGCAACCTTGTCAGGAACAAGACCTTCTTCCCTCATCTGATCGAACAATACCAACGACTCGTAGGCATTGCAATCAGCATACGCAGCGATCATCACTGTCCAAGTCACAAGGTCCTTACTAAGCATTCTATCGAACAGCCACCGGGCATCATCAACCACCACACACTTTGTATACATGTCAACCAAGGAGGCACAAACAAAATGATCCAAATGCAACCCATCTTTCAACACAACGCAATGGATCACACGACCCATTCGAAGATCCTTTCTGTCCCTACAAATTCTTACCAAACAGGGTAAAGTGTAGTTATCAGGGGTGACACCACGCCTCAGAATCTCCCTAAAGGTGGCATAGCAACTAGCATAGTCACCAACCTTGGCAAACCCACCAATCATGACGCTCCAAGTCGTGGGGTCTCTCATTGTCATTCTATCAAACAGGTAATGAGCATAATCAATGGCCTTGTGTTGGACATAGTGGTAAAGGAGCTTGTTTGCAACAAGAAGGTGCCGTAATGTTCCATTGGCTATCAAATGGGCATGAACTTGTCTGACTTGAAAAACATTCTTGCACCTTAATAGCAGAGAAATACAAGAATCGGGTCCCATACTCCCATTGAGTCTGGTTGTTGTTATTCTTTGAAAGTGTTTTAGACCAAATACTGTGTTGTGACTTGTGAACAAAAGCAATGAAGCATATCTAACAAAACCATAATCAAAGGAACTTCGTAGATTCTGACTAGAGTATCCAAAATTTGGATGAAGTGAACTAGGAGAGAAACTTTGAAAATCCAGTTACCAGTTGCAAAATAGATTTGCAAATTACTACtataacatttaaaatttaatttttaatttgattcttaTACAGTTCAATGAAATTGATTTTATTCAGTTATTTAATCGTGTATTATTAAACCTTGTAGAATAACCCTATATaacattgttaaaaaaaattgtaataaactaataaacacCACAATTTATTTGGTTCGTTTGTAATATAAAATACCTTGTACTAAAATCATATAAAGTTGATATtgtaactaaaaataataaatatatctaACGTAGAGACACCAAAAAATATAGGGCATGGGTCGGTTTGGTTCGGGTTCAAAGTGAAATTAGAACCGAATCTATCAAAATATAATTGGTTCggtttattttgaatttgtattttttgtgcatgtatccgaaccaaaccaaattgATTAAGAACGAATTGGTTCGGTTCGGGTAATTGGGTACCCGATGactttaaaattcataaaaaaaccaaatttttatcttaagaATTCAACAAATACAATAAACatgtaatattaatataaataatctaAACATGTTAAACatcaaatacattaaaaattaaactcattaaAATCCAAACATATTAATAGTGAATAATCTCATTAAAAGCCACTAAAaaccatatatatattttttattttttatttacttaataTATAATCGAGTTCACAGGTTGGTTCAAATTCCACACCCTTAGAACCGATACCCAAACCAATCACTATCAAAAGTCATTGGTTTGGTTCGGGTTAGACCCAATTACCCGTTGGTTCAAGAACCAATTTAATTAGTTTGGTTCGGATTCGGATAGGTAATCGGGTACCCGCTACCCGTGCTCAcccctaaaaaaatatatctaacgCATTTGACTAGTCAACTTCATTATGCATTTCTAAACTTTCTTTTGGTGATTAATTTTAACCTTTATTACTCCCTTGTACGAGTAAACCAATCActcattaattttaataaagttACGTGTGCATCAAGTCACATTC
This sequence is a window from Arachis duranensis cultivar V14167 chromosome 2, aradu.V14167.gnm2.J7QH, whole genome shotgun sequence. Protein-coding genes within it:
- the LOC107476316 gene encoding pentatricopeptide repeat-containing protein At2g33760-like, with the translated sequence MGPDSCISLLLRCKNVFQVRQVHAHLIANGTLRHLLVANKLLYHYVQHKAIDYAHYLFDRMTMRDPTTWSVMIGGFAKVGDYASCYATFREILRRGVTPDNYTLPCLVRICRDRKDLRMGRVIHCVVLKDGLHLDHFVCASLVDMYTKCVVVDDARWLFDRMLSKDLVTWTVMIAAYADCNAYESLVLFDQMREEGLVPDKVAMVTVVNACAKLGAMHRAKFVNEYILRNGFSLDVILGTAMIDMFAKCGSVESAREVFDRMKERNVMTWSAMIAAYGYHGSGNEAVDLFHMMLSCGMLPNRVTFVSLLYACSHAGLIEEGLRFFDSMWEEHAIRPDVKHYTCMVDLLGRAGRLDEAVKLIEAMNVEKDERLWSALLGACRIHKNMELTEKAADSLLELHPQNPGHYVLLSNIYAKAGKWEKVARFRDMMTHRNLKKVPGWTWIEVDNKTYRFSVGDRSHPQAEAIYKMLMNVIKKLEMAGYVPDTDFVLQDVDEEVKQEMLYTHRISKNLRVCGDCHTFSKMVSAIMRRSIVVRDANRFHHFREGSCSCGDYW